Proteins encoded in a region of the Drosophila sechellia strain sech25 chromosome 2L, ASM438219v1, whole genome shotgun sequence genome:
- the LOC6617829 gene encoding uncharacterized protein LOC6617829: MGRIFGAVALILMAGSCLAAEIELPPVEFKPVREIPGDIPTCREGDINISECIKQGLQQITPRMKYGISELNIPPLDPFEMGKSSYSYTSGLLQGRISMKNVVVHGLSEGIVDKVNFRLKDGRVRMEILSHVPQMFVEGFYKADIKLNDLKLNPKGAFNITMTDVGMRARPIGELYERDGHTYLRLTKLETEPKVGDLKFYANGLVPDPVLNDVILDFINQYWRQLYQAMLPETLATWQPLILKSTNDFFAALPFDMLVTKN; the protein is encoded by the exons ATGGGTCGTATCTTCGGCGCAGTTGCTCTAATTCTGATGGCGGGCTCATGTTTGGCCGCGGAAATAGAATTGCCACCAGTTGAGTTCAAGCCGGTTCGAGAAATAC CTGGGGATATTCCGACCTGCCGGGAGGGTGACATCAACATCAGCGAGTGCATCAAGCAGGGCCTCCAGCAGATAACGCCACGCATGAAGTACGGCATCAGCGAGCTGAACATTCCGCCACTCGATCCCTTCGAGATGGGAAAGAGCTCCTACAGCTACACCTCCGGCCTGCTCCAGGGACGGATCTCCATGAAGAACGTTGTGGTCCACGGTCTCAGCGAGGGCATTGTGGACAAGGTCAACTTCCGGCTGAAGGATGGACGCGTGCGCATGGAGATCCTTTCGCATGTGCCACAAATGTTCGTCGAGGGCTTCTACAAGGCGGACATCAAGCTCAACGACCTCAAGCTGAATCCAAAGGGCGCTTTCAACATTACCATGA CTGATGTCGGGATGAGGGCGAGACCCATAGGCGAGCTCTACGAGCGTGATGGTCACACCTATCTGCGCCTGACCAAACTGGAGACTGAGCCCAAGGTGGGTGACCTGAAATTCTACGCCAATGGACTAGTTCCCGATCCGGTGCTGA ACGATGTCATCTTGGACTTTATCAATCAGTATTGGCGCCAGCTTTACCAGGCCATGCTTCCCGAGACACTGGCCACCTGGCAGCCCCTGATCCTGAAGTCCACCAATGACTTCTTTGCTGCACTACCGTTCGATATGCTTGTTACCAAGAATTGA